The DNA region CTGCGGCGCACAATCCGCCGCCGGTCGTTCGGGATATACTTGCGGAACTTGGAGGGTACAACGATGTCATCAGCAGCATCCACTCCGCTGGACGCAGCAGAGCAAGTGATCCGGGCCATGGACGCCGCTTTCGTGCGCAACGCGAATGCAAGCAACGCGACTGCCCTTACGGAGGAATTCTATGCCGAAGATGCGCGGCTTCTTCCTCCCAACTCGCCATTGGTTAGGGGCAGAGAGGCAATCCGGTCGTTCTGGGAGCGTTTCCTTGCCGCGGGATGCTCCGATCTTAAACTGGAAACCGGCGAAATAGGCGCCTCCGGAGACCTCGCTTACGGTGTAGGCAACTACGAGTACACTCAGGCGGGTACGCGGCACGCGGGTAAGTACGTGGTGGTTTATCGGCGACAGCCCGACGGCGGCTTTCGAGCGGTTGCCGATTCGTTCAGCAGCAACGACTGAAAAGGAGGCGGGCACGAGTTCTCTTGCCTTCGGAGCGTGTTCGTCAGAGAGTTCGGGAGTGTTGCGGCCCGTGATACAGCGCCTATGTGATTGCGGCTCCTCCAGACTCGATCTCCGACCTTCCGAGCAGTGATCCAAGCATTACTAATCCGGAGATGGCCGGAGTGCGCCGAAACGGATTCGGAACGAAAAGTCGGCTAGCGTCAGCCAAGATAAGGCTGAGCAAGGGCACGAGGTGCTCCTGCGTGTACGGCCTGGGCCGTTGGCGCTAGTCGACCCTACCCCCTCGGGTGCTGATGGATACCTGGCGGAAGAACTCGCCGCCTTTTTCGTTGTCGCCTATGGCTTGAAGGCTGGTTCGAACCC from Clostridia bacterium includes:
- a CDS encoding nuclear transport factor 2 family protein, with product MSSAASTPLDAAEQVIRAMDAAFVRNANASNATALTEEFYAEDARLLPPNSPLVRGREAIRSFWERFLAAGCSDLKLETGEIGASGDLAYGVGNYEYTQAGTRHAGKYVVVYRRQPDGGFRAVADSFSSND